Part of the Lolium rigidum isolate FL_2022 chromosome 6, APGP_CSIRO_Lrig_0.1, whole genome shotgun sequence genome, CAGGAACCCCAAATCATGCAGGTTACATGCTTCTAGGGTCTCTCTGAAATCCAACATCCGTCGCTCGCTTCTCTTTGAGGCAGACCAGTGCTCAAACTGAAACATAGCTTCATTGAAGTCACCCGCTACAAACCGCGGATCCTGGGACTTATCCCTGATTCAGCAGTTTCCAGAATTCTGGACGATCCTGAGGGCGAGGCTCGCCATAAACAAAGGTGTATCTCGCTTTTATTCCATCATGGTTGGTTACAGTGGTGTCAATGTGGTGTGACCCAAAACTGATCAGGTCAAGCTTCACACTATCACTAACAAAGAGGGCTAGTCCTCCACCTTTACCTTCCACGCACACAGGCAAGCAGTTGGAGAAGCCGACACGTCTGCATACTCCTTCCACCAAGGGCTTATTTTGTCTAGTCTCCGACAAGAAAACCAGCACAGGCTTGAACTCTCGCACCAGGCGCACGAGCTCTTGAACTGTCCGAAGCTGCCCAAGGCCTCGGCAGTTCCAGATCAGTATCCTCATTTCTTCTCCCAGGCACCCTCCTTGGTGCCCAGTTCATTGCCGTCCGTCACTGGATCGGTCTTCTTGTCTTgctctgcttctgcttcttctttCTCTTCACCGACTCCTCTCTGAGCCTCAAGAGACGACATCACAGAACAACCCTCACCTATCTCTACGATAGTACATGCGTCCCTATTATCATTTAGGGACTCTCTCGTTACATTATTAGAAGCCTGGTTACTCTTAGGGCCTAAACATTCTACTGACTCTGACCCTACATTCTCTTCTAACTCCTTCAGCATACGCACGCCTTCGACTCCCAAGCACTCTTGCAGGGTAGGAACCATCATCAGGTACTTCTTTTTGGGGTCAGGCAGGAGACTAACACCCTCCTCTTCTTCATACCTCAGTCGCATAGCCCCCAGGGAACCCCCATGGGTTTTACGCTCTTCGTTACTTTTCCTGCGGTAGACTATGTCCTCCCTGGCTCGGCGTTTCCAGGTTGGTCCCTCACTGGCTTGTCGCTCTTGAGCCTTGTCACTTGCCACGACATCCTTGCCTTTACTAGCATCCTCTACTATTAGCAACGGCTTCACCAGGTTGTTGTTGACGATAGCTCTTGCGGAGGCCCTGGTTGGGTCCGCCGGGCTGGCCTCCACTGATGGGGTTGGGGAAGAGTCGACGTTGGATTCGATGACGATCCTGGCGAGAGAGTCGTTGCTGGTGCTGGTGGCAGGTTTGTCGTTGATGACGAGCTTGCCCACCTCGGTGGCAGGTTTGTCGTTGGTGACGAGCTTGCCCACCTCCTTCGCGACATGGGCGATGATGGCGACGTCATGTCCTCGCGGGTACTTGCTTGGGGCAGGACTCGGCTGGCGCCAGAGGGCCCCCGGTGCTTGACGAAGTTGACCCGAGTGCTCTGGCAAGAACCAGATCGATCTTCCGGAAGGATCGGCGCCACACCAAGGTCAGCACTGTACATCTGCCTCCTCCTCCCGTCCGCCATGTTGCACTCTGTGTCTCTGTGGCCAATGAAGCCACAGAAGAAACAGAATGATGGCAGCCGCTCGTAGTGGACatgggcgaccacctcctccttagtgactCCGTCCATGAGAGTAACCCACCTTAGAAGAGCTTGATTGATCGGGAGAAGCACACGGGCCCTGATAAGCTTATCACAAATATCTCCTCTCGCATTGTTATCGATACATATAAACGAACCAATTTTCCTTCCGAGATCTCTAGCTAGAACTTTGGATAACAAATAAAAAGGAATTTATTTTGAATTGTACCCATATGGGAACAGAAGTGAATTGTACCGTTTCAGGATCCTGACCCTCCATCAGAGGTTGAACAAGGACTGCATCATCCCTATACCTCCACGGACCTCCTTTTGTGACATGGTTGAAGTCGCCCTCTTCAGAGAATTCGAGGACGAACCTTCTATCAGCCAGCTAAAGCGTGTCGAGGTTGCCGCGGATCTTCCAAACCCTCCTCATGGAGTCAAGGAGGCTCTTGGATGTGATAGCCAAGACGGAGAGGAAGACGCCCACGGCCAGGAATCTGGCACGAGCAGCCTTCCTAGCCATGGCTAAGTTGATGACGATGGCCTTCTTTTCCTCTTCAGTGCCCAGCTCCTGGACCAGTTCCTTACCACCGCGTCGGCCTGGGCCAGCCGACACAGGAACAGCAGGCTTCAGAGAAGCAAAGTTACCAGCACTACGGCTACCAGGATCAGAGGAGGTGTCTTTGAGGTTGGGTAGCAGCGATTGTTTTGCGAGAATGTAACCAGGGGGAGGTGGCCTAGCAGAGGCCTCTTCAGTGGTTGGGATGGTAGGCCTTGACTGTTCTGCCATGGGTAGGGACGCTGAGGTGGGATTCAGGGGATGAAGGGAGGAAGGAGGAGGCGTTGTGGGATCAACTGGTTCCACCTTTGTCACATATATAGCACTGGGGAATTTAAATCGGTGATTACAACCTTCAAAGAAGAGCATGATCATCGGAAGATTGAATCGGGTCAGAGTTGGGGACAGATACATCTGGCCACAAAGTTGGAATCGAGGAATTGAAGGAGAGAAAGATTTCCAACACGCAGCGTGATCTTGGGACGCTGATTCCACTTTGCCAATACGGAATGGGATTATCTGGGCCTGTGGGGATGGTATCGTAGAGACCTCTTGTATCGGGATGGGCATGGAAGGTTGGGGCGTGTGTGCCGGAATCAGATTAGCAGGGGATTCCTTCTTGAACGGCTTACCATATGGGTCGATGGAGGGCGGGATCCTCGATCGGAAGATCTCTAGTTTCCTCCGGGGATCTTGAGACTTCAGGATCAGAGATTTCAATTTCTCTCTGGTTTCCAATGGAACGAAATCGGAGATCGCGGCGAGATGGGGGCGGTTGTGCTGGGGAATTTTGGTTTGGTTGTGTGAGGATTGAATAGCGCTCGGCGAAGGTATGTGATCAGTCGGTTCACTCTCTCTATCAGGGGATGGATCGATGGGATCTCGAAGAAAGCCATGGGACGCTGTGGGGAGACGAGGCTCCGCCATAGTTTCGCTCACCCTTATAGGTATTGGCTACGCTAGTGGGAAGATCGTTTTTCTATATTCGCTCCATTCTGGCGCATGACTTCAAGCGACTCTCTACTCAAGTTGGAAGTACCCAGTCCAAACTAACTGATGGGCAATTATACGTTTCCAGAAATATATTTGAAATTTTAGGTTTCGAAAGGGGTAATCTACATTTgaattctgcaaaaaaaaaaaaaaaaaaccttcgaCAGAATGAGTATGTTCAATCTACGACGTCAAACTTTTGATCGGACGGTGAAGATTTACACACGCAGATGTCTTCCACATCTCAGGCACAAGTGCCCTAAACCCATGGCGTTCCCCGCCTCTCGCcgtctctccgccgccgccgccgccgccgcgccgaaaCTCTCCTCCCTATTCACGCGCCGAGAAGTTCCTAAGCCAAGCCCGCCGCGGCCTCCGGAGTCCAGCGACGATCCGCAGCGGCGGAAACCGAGGCCGAGACCAAGGCAGCCGTGGGGGGAGGATGCGGCGGCGCTACTCCGGCGGCTTCACGAGGGGCGATACCTTCCGGGACCCGACCTCTCGGTGGCGCCGCGCGTAGTGTCCCCCGACGTTGTCAAGACCGCCGCTGAGCGGTTCGGCAACGATCACCAGGTCGTCGCCAAGTGAGTTCCGCTTCTCGTATTGCTTGTAACCTTAGTGTTCGGCACCGTGCTTGTCGGTTACAGTATATTAGATGGAAATGAGATCATGATCATCGATGGTATTAAGTGCCCGTGAAAAGTTCACACTCTGAGACTTCATTGGCTCTGTTTCAAGGGTGTCAGTAGTCACTAGCAGTTCATTTTGGTACCTGGGTAGAAATTTTTGAAACAGTGCGCTGTAGTAAGTTTATCCTGAAATGGTAGATGAATACACTGATTCCATTGGCTCGGCTGAGTATGTTTTCGGGAAAAATATCCTGGTGAAGTTGCAATGTGCACTGTGTAGTTTTACTTGAATTGGAAATGGAATGCTCTGGGTTATCTTGTGGATTGCAGTGTCACTTCCACTGTTTCTAACCTCAACTTTGCCATAGTGTTGTCATGGCAATGCATCACGACCTGATTCTAACAATGGATTTGCTTTCTTTTGCTCTGGAAAGATTTAAATGGATAGCAATAAATTGTAAACTGGTAGGCCTCACTTGAGAACAGATCCTTTCAAGTGACTAGATTAATCAGGTATAGTGCAAGAACGAAATTCATACTCATATTGGTTTCAAATACGACCTATATTTCTAGATAGGTAACCCTTGCGGATCGTGTGCTGGAGGAGAACAGTcatgtttctatttttttcaaaTTGAGTATATTATTCCGTATGATGCAATCTTAGGCACATTCTTATAGGGGCATTAGCTTAAGACCAACTAGTGGATTTACTATTTTCAGAGGATCGGTTATTTTTCGGGAGTCGGAACTGTTTGGGTTCAATTTTTTGTGCTATGGATGCTGACATGGCAAGGAATTAGCTAGTGGTGGTTTGGCTTTCAGTGCATACTACAGTTCTGAATCAACATTGGTCTCATTTTGCACGTTTATACTTTTAATTTGTATCTCTGAGCATATCATGAAAAAGGCACCATGACACTGGCTTTGTTTGGACTGTTCATGATCAGTAAGTCTGCAAGTTCTTTGCGTTTTTGTGTGAATTAAACTGGTAGGTGTCTTGAGAGATTCGTTCAAGTGACTAGATTAATCAAATATAGTACAAGAACCAAAATCATACTCATGTGTGTTTGAATGCCACCTATGCTAGAGCGTATAATCCTTGCTATCAGTGTGCTGGAGGAGAGCAGACATGTTTTTATTTTCTCAAACTGAGAGCATTAATCCAATTATGGTCTAACCTTATATACGTTTGTATGGGAGCAGCATTTTAAAACAAACTAGTGTTTTAACTATTTGGAGAGGCAATTCCTTTTTCCTCAAGTGGGAACTTGTTTTATTCATTAAATGTGCTATGGATGCTGCCATAGCAAGGAATTAGTTAGTAAGGGTTCGGCTTTCAGTGCGCAATACAGTTCTGAAACAGCATTGGTCTCATTTTGCACATTTGTACTTTTAGTTGTATCTCTGAGTATATCATGAAAAAGGCACCATGGCAAGGAATTAGTTAGTAAGGGTTCAGCTTTCAGTGCGTAATACAGTTCTGAAACAGCATTGGTCTCATTTTGCACATCTGTACTTTTAGTTGTATCTCTGACTATATCATGAAAAAGGCACCATGACACTCTCTAAGTTTGGACTGTTCATAGTCAGTAAGTCTGCATAGTTCTTTGTGTTTTGTGTGAACTAAACTGGTAGGTGTTTTGAGATATTCGTTCAAGTGACTGGATTAAGTAAATATAGTACAAGAACCAAATTCATACTCATGTTTTTTTTGAAATGCCACCTATGCGAGCGTATAATCCTTGCTTCGGTGTGCGGGAGGAGAACAGACATGTTTTTATTTTCTCAAACTGAGAGCAGTTAGTCCATTTATGTTCTAACCTTACATATGTTAGTATGGGAGCAGCATTTAAAAACAAACTAGTGTTTGAACTATTTGCAGAGGCAATTCTTTTTTCCTTAGTGGGAACTCATTGTATTGATTAACTGTGTTATGGATGCTGCCATGCCAAGGTTAATGGTGGCTTGGCCTTTTTGGGGAAATTAAAAGATGTCGATCTTATCCCCCATGTTTGCTACCTTGTAGTTGTATCTCTGCAAAATGTGAAAAGGTGCCATGACCCTAGCCAAGTTTGAATTTTCGTCATCAATAAGTCTGCACAGTTCTTTATTTTGTGTGTGAAAGCAATGTGTTCCCTGGGTCTCAACCATGAGGTAGTGCGCTGGCCAGCCAGGGTTCTAGCCTCACTTCAGATAAATAAATTTGGTCCCTGGTTCCTCCTAGGACCAACTCCTTCTTTAGCAATGTGTTCTTTGTTAACTGAaggtaaaagaaatggtaatagcATGGCTCCACTATTGCCATCCCTTGACTCATGTGTTGTTAAAATTTTGCCTGTCACTGCAGATGGTTGTCTGGCAGTGACTTGAAGACGGTTGCATTGTTTGGCTGCCCTTCTGTAGAGCGAAGAACAGTTTTTGCATCAAAAAGATCACGAGCTTTCTTCAACATCCCAGAAGATAAAGTATGTATAACATTCAAGTGAATAACATTTTTAGAACAACTGTTTTCAACACTTTCTCGAGGTTAACTGTTTTACATGTTGTCCTCTTTCAGACATGCAGCTCTTGCAAGCtaagaagttcatgccagtttgcTAACCAGGAAGTGCCTCGGTATGATAAAGTGATCCTGTCAGATACTATGAGAATCCTTGCTCTGTTTGTACTGGATGCATGTTCTCAGCCACTTCAGGTTACCACCGAAGTAAAAGCTAGTGTTTGCAAACTTCTCAAGGACACCATAAATCTAAGCAGTTAATTGCTTTGAAGGGTATTTCGTAATCACTGGAGGTACTATGTATATGTCAGATAGAAGTTAGGTTCATGTTTCCTGCTCTCTTTTTTCATTTGAATCTCAACCTGGGACA contains:
- the LOC124663997 gene encoding uncharacterized protein LOC124663997, with amino-acid sequence MAFPASRRLSAAAAAAAPKLSSLFTRREVPKPSPPRPPESSDDPQRRKPRPRPRQPWGEDAAALLRRLHEGRYLPGPDLSVAPRVVSPDVVKTAAERFGNDHQVVAKWLSGSDLKTVALFGCPSVERRTVFASKRSRAFFNIPEDKTCSSCKLRSSCQFANQEVPRYDKVILSDTMRILALFVLDACSQPLQVTTEVKASVCKLLKDTINLSS